One part of the Sorangiineae bacterium MSr11954 genome encodes these proteins:
- a CDS encoding amino acid adenylation domain-containing protein: protein MSTEVADVLRLASLATLEPHRHLQELGLDSLMAIELRNALGRRLGIALPTTVALDHPTLDALAGYLRDRIGRSGSGDEDEDPAWDRVARRGPARGDGDEVRLAPLSFGQERLWFLDRLAPESGQYNELSALRSTGPLDIELLRRCLALLVKRHESLRTAFPELAVLPGTAEIPRALIAPDGPTPLDVIDLRAHDGDGPRSGASVTHMAAELRARPFDLVRGPLWRARVLIHDEHRHTLLFVKHHIITDATSESVFADELARLYRSGADAAVLPELRFQYSDFVRYSRARAAEDRYRESAAWWKERLAGLPRLELPYTAQKAKAPSPRGDVVRVNIAPALARSVREFTLREGHTLFAVLLAGWACVLHRYCGQSDFAIGTVIANRNRTELDRVLGFFINTVVLRCDLSSHPTFVELVARMAETTRQALRHQDVDFGEVVRAHHGEAGQSLDPIVQTTLNLLPPFRALPGGEGASLAWDDESAATVQAAKFDIYLELVEHEDGLRGKLEYAADSFDRTTIEAMAAHFEVLLGAAMATPDVPIGRLSMLSQAERSALLRWNDTARDYRNDKLVHQLAMDQAARTPEAVAVVFEGRELRYAELRERANQLAHALQTRGVGRNTVVGVCMHRSLELVVALLGILQSGAAFMPLDPDYPDERLAFMISDSKSPVVITQPHLDARIEVHGVPTLQLEPTWAAIADQPRGEPNRDGQTGSDLVYVIFTSGSTGKPKGVMNEHRGLLNRLQWIQETYGLTTEDSVLQKTPFSFDVSVWEFFWPLVAGARLVVARPDGHRDPAYIAQLIVEQNVTTVHFVPSMLRAFLEEPRVADCRTLRRVIASGEALPFDLVQQFWRRSSAELLNLYGPTEASIEVSFWHCRPNDVRGIVPIGRPIANTQLHVLNENLEPLPIGTAGELYIGGVGVARGYLGREELTAERFVCDPFGTEGARLYRTGDRCRWLPDGTLEYLGRIDHQVKLRGQRVELGEIEAAIHAHPGVREAVVVAREGEGGDKHLVAYVVPDGESADSSAPREAARWFGQDQLERDVIGALRKQLPEYMVPSSFVMLESLPLTSSGKVDRRALPSPRTDVSRAGRATAARSPRDDLEQAMVEIWREILEREDVGVGETFYELGGTSIQLVRVQNRLSSKLNLQLTVAELFAHPSIDALAKHVREEGRSRSQASTEADWVEKEKKETKETKEKKENGTGLEELPLTELYRTVKERLATAMTEYEYDEDE, encoded by the coding sequence GTGTCCACGGAGGTGGCGGACGTCCTACGGCTTGCGTCGCTGGCAACCCTCGAGCCGCATCGTCATCTGCAGGAGCTCGGCCTCGACTCCCTGATGGCCATCGAGCTCCGAAACGCCTTGGGGCGCCGCCTGGGCATCGCCTTACCGACCACCGTTGCCCTGGACCACCCCACCCTCGACGCGCTCGCCGGCTATCTTCGGGATCGCATCGGCCGATCGGGCTCCGGCGACGAGGACGAGGATCCCGCGTGGGATCGCGTCGCGCGACGTGGCCCGGCGCGCGGCGACGGCGACGAGGTGCGGCTCGCCCCGCTGTCGTTCGGGCAGGAGCGGCTATGGTTTCTCGACCGCCTGGCGCCCGAGAGCGGCCAGTACAACGAGCTCTCCGCGTTGCGGTCGACGGGACCGCTCGACATCGAGCTCCTTCGCCGGTGCCTCGCGCTCCTGGTGAAGCGCCACGAGTCGCTGCGAACCGCGTTCCCGGAGCTCGCGGTGCTACCTGGAACGGCAGAGATCCCGCGGGCGCTCATCGCTCCCGACGGCCCCACCCCGCTGGACGTGATCGATCTGCGCGCGCACGACGGTGATGGCCCGCGCTCCGGGGCGAGCGTCACACACATGGCGGCGGAGCTCCGAGCGCGCCCCTTCGATCTCGTGCGCGGCCCGCTGTGGCGCGCGCGAGTGCTGATCCACGACGAGCACCGGCACACGCTCCTCTTCGTCAAACACCACATCATCACCGATGCCACGTCGGAGAGTGTCTTTGCCGACGAGCTGGCTCGCCTGTACCGAAGCGGCGCCGACGCGGCGGTGCTCCCCGAGCTGCGCTTCCAGTATTCGGACTTCGTACGCTATTCGAGGGCACGGGCCGCCGAGGACCGGTATCGGGAGAGCGCGGCGTGGTGGAAAGAACGGCTGGCCGGCCTTCCGCGCCTCGAGCTGCCTTATACCGCCCAGAAGGCAAAAGCCCCGAGCCCTCGCGGCGATGTGGTGCGCGTGAACATCGCTCCGGCGCTCGCGCGCTCGGTACGCGAGTTCACGCTTCGTGAAGGCCATACGCTCTTTGCCGTTCTTTTGGCCGGGTGGGCTTGCGTCCTCCATCGGTATTGCGGGCAATCGGACTTTGCCATCGGCACCGTGATCGCCAATCGAAACCGGACCGAGCTCGATCGCGTCCTCGGGTTCTTCATCAACACCGTGGTCTTGCGGTGCGATCTCTCGTCCCATCCGACCTTCGTCGAGCTCGTGGCTCGCATGGCGGAGACCACCCGTCAGGCCCTCCGGCACCAAGACGTGGACTTCGGCGAGGTGGTGCGCGCGCACCACGGCGAGGCGGGCCAAAGCCTCGACCCCATCGTCCAGACCACCTTGAACCTGCTCCCGCCTTTTCGTGCCTTGCCGGGAGGCGAAGGGGCGAGCCTGGCGTGGGACGACGAGAGCGCCGCGACGGTCCAAGCCGCGAAGTTCGACATCTACCTCGAGCTCGTCGAGCACGAGGACGGCCTGCGCGGCAAGTTGGAGTACGCGGCCGATTCCTTCGACCGCACGACCATCGAGGCCATGGCTGCACACTTCGAGGTGCTCCTCGGGGCAGCGATGGCGACGCCCGACGTGCCCATCGGGCGGCTGTCGATGCTCTCGCAGGCCGAGCGAAGCGCGCTGCTTCGGTGGAACGACACGGCGAGAGACTATCGAAACGACAAGCTCGTCCACCAGCTCGCCATGGATCAAGCCGCGCGCACGCCCGAAGCGGTGGCCGTCGTCTTCGAGGGACGAGAGCTTCGTTATGCGGAGCTGCGTGAGCGCGCCAACCAGCTCGCCCATGCGCTGCAAACGCGCGGAGTGGGCCGGAACACCGTGGTCGGAGTGTGCATGCACCGCTCCCTCGAGCTCGTGGTCGCCCTGCTCGGCATCCTCCAATCGGGCGCCGCGTTCATGCCCCTCGATCCGGACTATCCCGACGAGCGGCTCGCGTTCATGATCTCCGATTCGAAGTCTCCGGTGGTGATCACGCAGCCGCACTTGGACGCGCGGATCGAGGTCCACGGAGTGCCGACCTTGCAGCTCGAGCCTACCTGGGCGGCCATCGCCGATCAGCCTCGGGGCGAACCGAATCGTGATGGGCAGACCGGCTCGGATCTCGTGTACGTCATCTTCACCTCGGGCTCGACCGGCAAGCCGAAGGGGGTCATGAACGAGCACCGCGGTCTGCTCAACCGCCTCCAGTGGATACAGGAAACGTACGGGTTGACCACCGAGGACAGCGTTCTGCAGAAGACACCTTTCAGCTTCGATGTATCGGTGTGGGAGTTCTTTTGGCCGCTCGTGGCGGGCGCGCGCCTCGTGGTCGCCCGGCCCGATGGCCACCGCGATCCGGCGTACATCGCCCAGCTCATCGTGGAGCAAAACGTCACCACCGTGCACTTCGTGCCCTCGATGCTTCGCGCGTTCCTCGAGGAGCCTCGCGTGGCGGACTGCCGCACGCTCCGGCGGGTGATCGCCAGCGGCGAAGCCTTGCCCTTCGATCTGGTGCAGCAATTCTGGCGGCGCAGCAGCGCCGAGCTCCTCAACCTGTACGGCCCGACGGAGGCATCCATTGAGGTGAGCTTCTGGCATTGCCGCCCGAACGACGTGCGGGGCATCGTCCCCATCGGACGCCCGATCGCAAACACGCAGCTCCACGTTCTGAACGAGAACCTCGAGCCCTTACCGATTGGAACGGCGGGCGAGCTGTACATCGGCGGCGTGGGGGTGGCTCGCGGCTATCTCGGGCGAGAGGAGCTCACCGCCGAGCGCTTCGTATGCGACCCGTTCGGTACCGAGGGCGCCCGCCTGTATCGGACGGGAGACCGGTGCCGGTGGCTCCCCGACGGTACCCTCGAGTACCTCGGGCGGATCGATCATCAGGTCAAGCTCCGCGGGCAACGGGTCGAGCTCGGCGAGATCGAAGCTGCCATCCATGCGCATCCCGGCGTTCGGGAAGCCGTCGTGGTGGCGCGCGAGGGTGAGGGCGGCGACAAGCACCTCGTCGCGTACGTCGTTCCCGACGGCGAATCCGCGGACTCGTCGGCTCCGCGCGAGGCTGCGCGGTGGTTTGGCCAGGACCAGCTCGAACGCGACGTGATCGGAGCGCTGCGCAAGCAGCTCCCCGAGTACATGGTGCCGTCCTCGTTCGTGATGTTGGAGTCGTTGCCGCTCACGTCCAGCGGAAAGGTGGATCGGCGCGCGCTGCCATCGCCGCGAACGGACGTTTCGCGCGCCGGACGGGCTACCGCGGCCCGTTCGCCGCGCGATGATCTCGAGCAGGCGATGGTGGAGATTTGGCGGGAGATCCTCGAGCGCGAGGATGTCGGCGTCGGGGAAACGTTCTACGAGCTAGGGGGCACCTCGATCCAGCTCGTTCGGGTGCAAAACCGGCTCTCGAGCAAGTTGAATCTCCAATTGACCGTGGCCGAGCTCTTTGCCCATCCGAGCATCGATGCGCTCGCCAAACACGTTCGCGAGGAGGGTCGAAGCCGCTCGCAGGCGAGCACGGAGGCCGACTGGGTCGAGAAAGAAAAGAAAGAGACGAAAGAGACGAAAGAGAAGAAGGAGAACGGCACCGGGCTCGAGGAGCTGCCCCTCACGGAGCTCTATCGAACCGTCAAAGAGCGCTTGGCGACCGCCATGACCGAATACGAGTACGACGAGGACGAGTGA